The genome window CGTAAGACTCGCTTTAGAAGAAGATGTACGCGATGGTGATCATACTTCCCTGGCCTGCATTCCAGAAGATGCCCAAGGCAGCATGTATATGCTCATCAAAGAAGATGGGGTGCTTGCTGGACTTGAAGTGGCCGTCAGGATTTTCCACCTGATCGATCCCGATATCCAAGTGGATGTGAGCAGCACCGATGGACGCTCACATGTTTATGGGGATATACCGCTGCGTGTCATGGGGGATGTTCACTCGCTTCTAATAGCAGAACGACTGGTATTGAACATTCTACAGCGTATGAGTGGGATTGCTACCAAGACCCGGTCGACCATGAATCTTATATCCCATACTAACACCAAAATACTGGACACACGCAAGACCACACCCTTGTTCAGATATTTCGAGAAAGAAGCTGTACGTATCGGAGGGGGTACCAATCACCGCATGGGACTCTATGACGCGATGATGATCAAGGACAATCATATTGATTTTGCTGGCGGTATCTCCCGAGCGATCACACGATGTACAGATTACCAGAAAGCCCAAGGTCTGGATCTGGATATCATCGTAGAAGCAAGGG of Flavobacteriales bacterium contains these proteins:
- the nadC gene encoding carboxylating nicotinate-nucleotide diphosphorylase translates to MMNLETFVRLALEEDVRDGDHTSLACIPEDAQGSMYMLIKEDGVLAGLEVAVRIFHLIDPDIQVDVSSTDGRSHVYGDIPLRVMGDVHSLLIAERLVLNILQRMSGIATKTRSTMNLISHTNTKILDTRKTTPLFRYFEKEAVRIGGGTNHRMGLYDAMMIKDNHIDFAGGISRAITRCTDYQKAQGLDLDIIVEARDMEEVNEILDNEGVRRILLDNFSVAETKEAVTVISGQTETESSGGITKENIVPYAECGVDFISMGALTHKVRSLDISLKAEFDVQTAD